A single region of the Lotus japonicus ecotype B-129 chromosome 4, LjGifu_v1.2 genome encodes:
- the LOC130713378 gene encoding uncharacterized protein LOC130713378: protein MVIEKIMRSLAPKFDYIVVAIEESKDVDNMKIEELQSSLEAHEMRLADRNSVKVAEQALKVGLDNHDGKKKKWTGKEKSDNKSKWSQDNSDKPESSKRRGESAKNGGNQRKTDKKNVECYKCHKMGHYSYECRAGKPKQQKNADKEAYATREDSDEDPIMLMVTTMNSTVSAETDEIWYLDSSCSNHMTSHNEWLVDLDKTRTGRVKFADNRTLQIKGKGDVVIPRKNGKTAVIKDVFYVPELKCNLMSIGQLVEKGYNFDTKNRKLHLYDPEERLVLNANLTKNKTFQVNVKAAEIKCFAAQEPEEE from the coding sequence ATGGTGATAGAGAAAATCATGAGGTCCTTGGCTCCCAAATTCGACTACATCGTAGTGGCAATTGAGGAATCTAAAGATGTGGACAACATGAAGATAGAAGAGTTGCAGAGTTCATTGGAAGCACATGAGATGCGCCTTGCTGATCGTAATTCTGTGAAAGTTGCAGAACAAGCTTTGAAGGTTGGTCTGGACAATCATgatggaaaaaagaagaagtggACAGGCAAAGAAAAGTCCGACAACAAGTCAAAGTGGTCTCAAGATAATTCTGACAAGCCAGAATCGTCCAAAAGGAGAGGTGAATCTGCAAAGAATGGTGGCAATCAGAGGAAGACTGATAAGAAGAATGTTGAATGCTACAAGTGTCATAAGATGGGACACTACTCCTATGAGTGTCGCGCTGGCAAACCAAAACAGCAGAAGAATGCAGACAAGGAAGCTTATGCAACAAgggaagattctgatgaagatccTATAATGCTAATGGTCACAACAATGAATTCAACAGTGAGTGCTGAAACTGATGAGATATGGTACCTAGACTCAAGTTGTTCCAATCACATGACCAGCCACAATGAATGGTTGGTAGATCTGGACAAGACGAGGACTGGCAGAGTAAAATTTGCTGATAACAGGACACTTCAGATAAAAgggaaaggagatgtagtcattCCAAGGAAGAATGGTAAGACTGCGGTTATCAAAGATGTTTTCTATGTTCCAGAGTTAAAGTGCAATTTGATGAGTATTGGTCAGCTAGTGGAGAAAGGGTACAACTTTGACACGAAGAATAGGAAGCTTCATCTGTATGATCCTGAGGAAAGGCTAGTTCTGAATGCTAATCTCACAAAGAACAAAACCTTTCAGGTCAATGTGAAAGCTGCTGAAATCAAATGTTTTGCTGCAcaagaacctgaagaagaatga
- the LOC130713379 gene encoding uncharacterized protein LOC130713379 produces the protein MDAESNFSKVAPPVFDGENYDLWAVKMEAYLEALDLWEAIEEDYEVVPLPATPTMAQIKSHKEKKNPESKGKIMPFCWCFINHLHKDHESQISKSNLRLFEGGRMNESETIKEYSEKLLDIANKVRLLGIAFVDSRIVEKILVTVPERYEAFIASHENTKDLSKITLAEVMHALQAQEQRRLMREDRVVEGAFAAKHHDNGSKRNDSFKKNQPTSCENFPNNQNNDRGRKNYPPCHHCGNMGHPPFRCWRRPDAKCSKCNEMGHEAVICRDKIQESADEAKNSQEEEEDVLFVATCFSSNNSCESWFIDSGCTNHMDNDKELFKSLDNTKVKWVRIGNGE, from the exons ATGGATGCTGAATCAAATTTCTCCAAAGTCGCACCTCCAGTCTTTGATGGAGAAAACTACGATTTATGGGCTGTCAAGATGGAGGCTTACCTAGAGGCTTTGGATCTTTGGGAAGCTATAGAAGAGGATTATGAAGTTGTTCCGCTGCCTGCCACTCCTACCATGGCCCAGATCAAGAGTcacaaggagaaaaaaaacCCGGAAAGCAAAGGCAAAATCATGCCATTTTGCTGGTGTTTCATCAACCATCTTCACAAGGATCATGAGTCTCAAATCAGCAAAAGCAATTTGAGATTATTCGAAGGAGGA AGGATGAACGAGTCTGAGACCATCAAGGAATACTCAGAAAAATTGTTGGATATTGCTAACAAAGTAAGGCTGCTTGGAATTGCGTTTGTTGAttcaagaattgttgaaaaaattCTGGTAACAGTTCCTGAGAGGTATGAAGCATTTATTGCCTCACATGAGAATACGAAGGATCTTTCTAAAATCACTTTGGCAGAAGTGATGCATGCATTGCAAGCCCAAGAACAACGAAGGCTGATGAGAGAAGATCGTGTTGTCGAAGGTGCTTTTGCAGCTAAGCATCATGACAATGGATCCAAAAGAAATGATTCTTTTAAGAAGAACCAACCAACCAGTTGTGAGAATTTTCCAAACAACCAAAACAATGACAGAGGTAGAAAAAATTATCCACCTTGTCATCATTGCGGAAATATGGGTCACCCACCGTTCAGATGTTGGAGAAGGCCAGATGCAAAATGCAGCAAGTGCAACGAGATGGGGCATGAAGCTGTAATTTGTAGAGACAAAATCCAGGAAAGTGCAGATGAAGCAAAAAATTcgcaagaggaggaagaagatgtgCTCTTTGTTGCTACTTGCTTCTCTAGCAATAATTCTTGTGAATCTTGGTTTATTGACAGTGGTTGTACTAATCACATGGACAATGACAAAGAGTTGTTCAAGAGTTTGGACAACACCAAAGTCAAATGGGTCAGAATCGGGAATGGCGAATAA